The proteins below are encoded in one region of Cololabis saira isolate AMF1-May2022 chromosome 21, fColSai1.1, whole genome shotgun sequence:
- the rps2 gene encoding 40S ribosomal protein S2: MADNAGERGGFRGGFGTGGRGRGRGRGRGRGRGRGARGGKAEDKEWVPVTKLGRLVKDMKIKSLEEIYLYSLPIKESEIIDFFLGSGLKDEVLKIMPVQKQTRAGQRTRFKAFVAIGDYNGHVGLGVKCSKEVATAIRGAIILAKLSIVPVRRGYWGNKIGKPHTVPCKVTGRCGSVLVRLIPAPRGTGIVSAPVPKKLLMMAGIDDCYTSARGCTATLGNFAKATFDAISKTYSYLTPDLWKETIFTKSPYQEFTDHLAKTHTRVSVQRGQAVQATPS, encoded by the exons ATGGCGGACAACGCCGGTGAGAGAGGAGGTTTTCGTGGGGGTTTCGGCACAGGTGGCCGCGGACGGGGCCGTGGCCGCGGCAGAGGCCGAGGCCGGGGCCGCGGAGCCCGCGGGGGCAAGGCCGAGGACAAGGAG TGGGTGCCAGTGACCAAGCTGGGCCGCCTGGTTAAGGACATGAAGATCAAGTCTCTGGAGGAGATCTACCTGTACTCTCTTCCCATCAAA GAGTCTGAGATCATTGACTTCTTCCTGGGTTCTGGTCTGAAAGACGAGGTGTTGAAAATTATGCCCGTCCAGAAGCAGACCAGGGCTGGTCAACGCACAAGGTTTAAG GCCTTTGTTGCCATTGGTGACTACAATGGCCACGTGGGTCTGGGTGTGAAGTGCTCCAAGGAGGTGGCCACAGCCATCCGTGGAGCCATCATCCTGGCCAAACTGTCCATCGTCCCTGTCAGGAGAGGTTACTGGGGTAACAAAATTGGCAAGCCCCACACTGTGCCCTGCAAGGTGACTGGTCGCTGCGGCTCTGTCCTGGTGCGTCTCATCCCAGCTCCCCGCGGTACCGGCATCgtgtctgcacctgtgcccAAGAAGCTGCTCATGATGGCTGGTATTGATGACTGCTACACATCTGCCAGGGGCTGCACTGCCACCCTTGGCAACTTTG CCAAGGCCACCTTTGATGCAATCTCAAAGACTTACAGCTACCTGACCCCTGATCTTTGGAAGGAGACCATCTTCACCAAGTCTCCATACCAG GAGTTCACCGACCATCTGGCCAAGACTCACACCAGGGTGTCTGTGCAGAGGGGCCAGGCTGTGCAGGCTACCCCCTCCTAA
- the LOC133421990 gene encoding large ribosomal subunit protein uL3-like isoform X1 produces MSHRKFHAPRHGHMGFLPHKRSKRHRGKVHTWPKDDPSHPVHLTAFLGYKAGMTHTLREVHRPGLKTSKREEIEAVTIIETPPVIVVGIVGYAQTAHGLRSLKTIFAEHLSDECRRRFYKNWYKSKKKAFTKYSKKWQEDAGKKQLDKDFHLMKKYCSVIRVIVHTQMRLLPMRQKKAHMMEVQLNGGTTSDKVDWAKEHLEKAVPVSAVLSPDEMVDIIGVTKGHGFKGVTSRWHTKKLPRKTHKGLRKVACIGAWHPAGVSYTIGRAGQKGYQHRTELNKKIYRIGRGVHIQDGKVIRNNASTIYDMSQKTITPMGGFPHYGEVNNDFVMVKGCVVGAKKRVLTIRKSLLTHTSRKAKEHIELKFIDTTSKGGHGRFQTPQEKRAFMGPLKKDAVKTLPDPQPEEP; encoded by the exons ATG TCGCATCGTAAATTTCACGCTCCTCGTCATGGGCACATGGGCTTCCTGCCTCACAAGCGCAGCAAGAGGCACAGGGGAAAGGTGCATACATGGCCTAAAGATGACCCCAGTCACCCGGTTCACCTGACTGCCTTCCTGGGATACAAGGCTGGCATGACCCACACGCTGAGGGAAGTGCACCGCCCTGGCCTCA AGACATCAAAGCGGGAGGAAATCGAGGCCGTTACCATCATTGAGACTCCACCTGTCATCGTCGTGGGCATCGTGGGCTATGCTCAAACTGCCCACGGCTTGCGTTCCCTGAAAACCATCTTTGCTGAGCATCTCAGTGATGAGTGTAGACGTAGATTTTACAAAAATTG GTACAAGAGCAAGAAGAAGGCATTTACCAAGTACAGTAAGAAGTGGCAGGAGGACGCCGGAAAAAAACAGCTTGACAAAGATTTTCATTTAATGAAGAAATACTGCTCAGTCATCAGAGTTATCGTTCACACTCAG ATGAGACTGTTGCCCATGAGGCAGAAAAAGGCTCACATGATGGAGGTTCAGCTGAATGGGGGCACCACCTCCGACAAAGTGGACTGGGCAAAGGAGCATCTGGAGAAGGCGGTACCTGTGTCTGCCGTCCTCTCCCCGGATGAGATGGTTGATATCATTGGTGTCACCAAGGGTCATGGCTTCAAGG GTGTAACAAGCCGCTGGCACACCAAGAAACTCCCCAGGAAGACCCACAAAGGCCTGAGGAAGGTGGCTTGTATCGGAGCCTGGCATCCTGCTGGTGTGAGCTACACTATAGGTCGTGCTGGTCAGAAAGGCTACCAGCATCGTACTGAGCTCAACAAGAAG ATTTATCGTATTGGTAGAGGTGTTCACATCCAGGACGGAAAGGTGATCCGGAACAATGCCTCCACGATCTATGACATGAGCCAGAAAACCATCACCCCCATG GGAGGCTTTCCCCACTATGGTGAAGTAAATAACGATTTTGTCATGGTGAAAGGTTGCGTCGTTGGAGCTAAAAAGCGCGTGCTCACCATCAGAAAG TCTTTGCTCACGCACACATCACGCAAGGCCAAGGAGCACATTGAGCTCAAGTTCATTGACACCACTTCCAAAGGCGGCCATGGGCGCTTCCAAACTCCGCAGGAGAAGAGAGCATTCATG GGGCCCCTGAAGAAAGACGCCGTGAAGACACTGCCAGACCCTCAGCCTGAAGAGCCCTGA
- the LOC133421990 gene encoding large ribosomal subunit protein uL3-like isoform X2 produces MGFLPHKRSKRHRGKVHTWPKDDPSHPVHLTAFLGYKAGMTHTLREVHRPGLKTSKREEIEAVTIIETPPVIVVGIVGYAQTAHGLRSLKTIFAEHLSDECRRRFYKNWYKSKKKAFTKYSKKWQEDAGKKQLDKDFHLMKKYCSVIRVIVHTQMRLLPMRQKKAHMMEVQLNGGTTSDKVDWAKEHLEKAVPVSAVLSPDEMVDIIGVTKGHGFKGVTSRWHTKKLPRKTHKGLRKVACIGAWHPAGVSYTIGRAGQKGYQHRTELNKKIYRIGRGVHIQDGKVIRNNASTIYDMSQKTITPMGGFPHYGEVNNDFVMVKGCVVGAKKRVLTIRKSLLTHTSRKAKEHIELKFIDTTSKGGHGRFQTPQEKRAFMGPLKKDAVKTLPDPQPEEP; encoded by the exons ATGGGCTTCCTGCCTCACAAGCGCAGCAAGAGGCACAGGGGAAAGGTGCATACATGGCCTAAAGATGACCCCAGTCACCCGGTTCACCTGACTGCCTTCCTGGGATACAAGGCTGGCATGACCCACACGCTGAGGGAAGTGCACCGCCCTGGCCTCA AGACATCAAAGCGGGAGGAAATCGAGGCCGTTACCATCATTGAGACTCCACCTGTCATCGTCGTGGGCATCGTGGGCTATGCTCAAACTGCCCACGGCTTGCGTTCCCTGAAAACCATCTTTGCTGAGCATCTCAGTGATGAGTGTAGACGTAGATTTTACAAAAATTG GTACAAGAGCAAGAAGAAGGCATTTACCAAGTACAGTAAGAAGTGGCAGGAGGACGCCGGAAAAAAACAGCTTGACAAAGATTTTCATTTAATGAAGAAATACTGCTCAGTCATCAGAGTTATCGTTCACACTCAG ATGAGACTGTTGCCCATGAGGCAGAAAAAGGCTCACATGATGGAGGTTCAGCTGAATGGGGGCACCACCTCCGACAAAGTGGACTGGGCAAAGGAGCATCTGGAGAAGGCGGTACCTGTGTCTGCCGTCCTCTCCCCGGATGAGATGGTTGATATCATTGGTGTCACCAAGGGTCATGGCTTCAAGG GTGTAACAAGCCGCTGGCACACCAAGAAACTCCCCAGGAAGACCCACAAAGGCCTGAGGAAGGTGGCTTGTATCGGAGCCTGGCATCCTGCTGGTGTGAGCTACACTATAGGTCGTGCTGGTCAGAAAGGCTACCAGCATCGTACTGAGCTCAACAAGAAG ATTTATCGTATTGGTAGAGGTGTTCACATCCAGGACGGAAAGGTGATCCGGAACAATGCCTCCACGATCTATGACATGAGCCAGAAAACCATCACCCCCATG GGAGGCTTTCCCCACTATGGTGAAGTAAATAACGATTTTGTCATGGTGAAAGGTTGCGTCGTTGGAGCTAAAAAGCGCGTGCTCACCATCAGAAAG TCTTTGCTCACGCACACATCACGCAAGGCCAAGGAGCACATTGAGCTCAAGTTCATTGACACCACTTCCAAAGGCGGCCATGGGCGCTTCCAAACTCCGCAGGAGAAGAGAGCATTCATG GGGCCCCTGAAGAAAGACGCCGTGAAGACACTGCCAGACCCTCAGCCTGAAGAGCCCTGA
- the ndufb10 gene encoding NADH dehydrogenase [ubiquinone] 1 beta subcomplex subunit 10, with the protein MPDHDKEAYPEPPRQTPAENKQTALPNPALILSKAFYYAVDVPVTTFRDAVDSLRSNNKIVYYHQKFRRVPDLTDCVEGDYMCYYEAEMQWRRDYKVDQEIVKVIQERMRACHQREGASYQQNCSKEIQQFTQVSKNFQSRYGDLGAYASGMKCLMKQKERMMADQAQSA; encoded by the exons ATGCCAGATCATGACAAGGAGGCATACCCTGAGCCTCCGCGGCAGACTCCAGCTGAGAATAAGCAGACAGCACTTCCAAACCCAGCTTTGATTCTGTCCAAAGCCTTTTACTACGCCGTGGACGTGCCTGTCACCACATTCAGAG ATGCTGTGGACAGTCTTCGGTCCAACAACAAGATTGTGTACTACCACCAGAAGTTCCGCCGTGTTCCCGACCTGACGGACTGCGTGGAGGGAGACTACATGTGTTACTACGAGGCTGAGATGCAGTGGAGGAGAGACTA TAAGGTGGATCAGGAGATTGTGAAGGTGATCCAGGAGCGTATGAGGGCTTGCCATCAGAGAGAAGGGGCAAGTTACCAGCAGAACTGTTCCAAGGAAATCCAGCAGTTCACCCAGGTGTCCAAGAACTTCCAGTCTCGCT ATGGAGATTTGGGAGCCTATGCCAGTGGGATGAAATGTCTAATGAAGCAAAAAGAGCGAATGATGGCTGATCAGGCTCAGAGCGCTTAA